TGAAGAGGTGCTTTTTATGTGGCGTCGTCATCCCTGGACAATGGCACGTCAGGCATTTCTGACGTTGGCCGGCACCCTAATTCCAGTCGTTGCCTTTGCGGTTTTTGGCGCTAGCCTCGTGACCTCGATTCTGATCGCCATCTGGTTGATATTTATTCCAGCTCTTGTCTGGCTGACATGGTATGAATGGTGGAACGATATCTACATTCTTACCAACCAGCGCTTGATCGATATCGATCAAAAGCAACTCTTTCATCGGACTGTTGCCGAGGTGCCGCTTGAAAATCTCCAAGATGTTACCTTTGAAGTTAGAGGTATTTTCCCAACCCTCTTAAATTATGGAAACGTTGAAATCCAAACAGCTTCGTTCACGGAAATTGATATGGTGGGTGTGACCGATCCGCAAGCAGTTCATCAGGCCGTGCTTCGCACCGCAGCTAAACTTCGCAAAGACAATCCCTTAATAACCTCAACTCAAATCAAAAAGAAACCACCTAAGCGACAATTGGGATAACAAACTTACACCTCCCACCGAACACCTTGTAGGTGTAAGATGGGAGGTGTAAGTAATCCACAGTTTCTCGGAGCTTATGCGATATACTAAATCTATGCTCGCTCACGGTCAGTGAGGAGTAATGTGTAATGGATGATGGGTAGTTCTCGGCTCGGTCACTGACCTCGCTCGAACAAGCATCAGCTTGAAGAACAACACCCTTAGAGCATCACTATCCATTGCGGGGTAGAGGAGGGGTAAAGCGTGGAATGTACTCACAGTTACTGTGTCACAGCTGGTGATCGTGGTTTTGTTAGGCGGGCTCACAAGCATCTCCTTGAGCGTTTTTCAAGCTATCACCAGTGGCATCACCACCCGCATCATCGCCAAATTCACTGGGCGGCTCTTGGTTTGCACCTAGCCCTGATTTTCTCATTAGTTTTAAGTAGCATCTCTTCTGGCACAGTCTTCGCCGCCACCAACAACTGGACCTTCGCCACCGCCGGCGACTACACCCTCTCAAGCTCTGATCTTTTAGAAGTCACCGGTTCGGCATCCCGACTGAAGGTTAGAAACTATGCCAATGACAGTAACACCAAAGCCCTTTA
The Candidatus Berkelbacteria bacterium DNA segment above includes these coding regions:
- a CDS encoding PH domain-containing protein; translation: MEGKYLFDGQRDGEEVLFMWRRHPWTMARQAFLTLAGTLIPVVAFAVFGASLVTSILIAIWLIFIPALVWLTWYEWWNDIYILTNQRLIDIDQKQLFHRTVAEVPLENLQDVTFEVRGIFPTLLNYGNVEIQTASFTEIDMVGVTDPQAVHQAVLRTAAKLRKDNPLITSTQIKKKPPKRQLG